Within the bacterium genome, the region TAAGTTAAGGTAATAATTAAAAAGCGGTAGAAACTAAAAACCGCCAAACAAAAGACAGGAGGTAAAAATGGATAAATGCTTAGAGAAAAAAGGTATGCCTCTTCTTGGAGACTCTTTTCCTGAGATGGAAGTCCAGACAACAAGAGGTAAAAAGAATTTACCAGGCGACTATAAAGGCAAATGGTTTGTCTTATTTAGTCACCCGGCAGATTTTACACCGGTATGTACAACAGAATTTGTTGCTTTTCAGAAAAGGTATGATAAATTTAGAGCTCTCAATTGCGAACTTATTGGTATGAGCGTAGACCAGATTTTTTCACATATAAAATGGGAAGAGTGGATTTTAGAAAATATTAAAATAGAGATAGAATTTCCCATCATCGCTGATACAGGAAAAGTAGCAGAAATGCTCGGACTGGTTCATCCAGGAAAAGGTACCAACACTGTTAGAGCAGTCTTTGTTGTTGACCCTGAATCAAAACTTCGCCTAATGCTTTACTATCCTCAAGAAATAGGCAGAAATATGGATGAGATAGTCAGAATAGTTGAAGCATTACAAGTAACCGATAACAATAAAGTTGCCGCACCTGCAGATTGGCCAAACAATGAAATAATTGGCGGGAATGTTATTATACCTCCTCCAACAGATGTTGCCGCTGCAAAAGAACGTCTTGAAAAAGCCAAGAGTGGCGAATTCGAATGCTATGACTGGTGGTTCTGTCACAAAAAACTGTAATACGAAACAGTAAAATTTTTTACAGACAAAATAAAAAAGGCGGGGAATACATAAACTTAAAACCCCGCCTTTTTTTTTATATTACTCTATCACGGTATTAAGCGCTCTCTCCTCTAAATTGAAAGAGAAACCTTTTACAGCATCATAAGATATAAGATATGAATACTCGGTATCTGGCTTAAATTCTTTTTTATAGGTCTCTTTATGTTCTTTTATTTTCTCTTTCTTTGAGCCAAGAAATATATTGATAAGACCAACTGGCTCTTTAAAAAGAGAATAGGTAATCATAATATCGTAAGTACCTTTTTCAATATAAAAACTCTCTTCTTCTTTTGTTTTAGATTGAACTTCTTTTGGTGTCCACTCTTTATCCCCAACTTTCTTAATCTGAAACGAGACAGATATAGACTCACCTTCACCAAGAATAATGTTAGACTCTTTTTCGGTTGTCTTAGCAAGTGCTAAAACTATATTGGCTGGCAAGCTTTGTCTTTTAGCTTCTATTTGAGCAAGTTTAGTTTTGGATAAAATAGGTTTTTCAATTTTAAATAAAGAGGTACGTTTCTGTTTCTTTTCATCCTCAAAAGTTTTTTTAATAACAGAAGTCTTACCCGACATAACTAAAACTTTAAAAGTATCAGCATACAAACCGCTTACAAGAATTATGGTATGCAACCCAGTAGAAAGATCTTTTATTGTTACAGGAGGTTTCTCAGAAGTTTTATATCCATCAATATAAATATCTACATCAGTCCAATCAGTGATAATAGAAACATTCCCGGTTTTTGTTCTCTTTCTTGATGTTGCAACAGATTTAGATTTTTGTTTCTCCATAGCCAAATCCACAAGAGTAACCTCATTCTGCAGAATTTCAATCGTTTCTGTTTCAGATTCATACCCAGAAAGAATCGCTTTCATAGTATGTTTTCCTGGCTTAACAGTTGTAAGTAAAGGGGTTTTACCTATACTTTTACCGCCAACCTCTACTGAAACACCTTCAGGCACACTTGTTACTCTTAAAAAACCTTCTTGAGCAGATAATTTTGTAATACTAAAAAGCATAAACGATATAAGACCACATACAATTATTTTCTTCATATATCCTCCTTACTATTGTTTTTACCTTGCTTTGCTGACGCCTTTTGCTTGTCTTGCGAGGAGCGTTTTATTCCTATAGTTTTCAAAGGAATTGCGACGTGGCAATCCTCGTCTTTATCCTATACACTATTGTTTATTCCCATTCCTTTTCCGCCTTCGGCGAGATTGCCACGCTAAGAGGCGCTCGCAAAATAAACTACAAAAGACGGAATGGGGGGGCTGTTAACAAAAGGTTCAGCCCTTTTGTTCTTATACTCTGAGCCTGTTAAGCCCTTCGGAGATGCTTGTTATGCAGAAGGGTGAGTTCTCAGAGTGCCCGATTGTGACGTAGAAGGTGTATACGCCGTAGTACCAGAGTGAGTAGACACCACATACTTTTTTACCCCCATTTCCTTTTCCGCCTTCGGCGAGATTGCCACGTTACGAAGCACTCGCAAAGACGGAACGGGGGGTAGTGAAAAACGAGATTCCGGATCAAGTCAGGAATGACATATAGGGGCAACCCCATCCTTTCTCAGTACGTCTTTCGCTTTTTCTTAGCCTGCTAACAGCCCCTCAGAGAAAGGCTTGTCCCGAGTACCCCGAGGGATAAACTCATCTTTTATCCTTAACATTGCACCATAGCACTTATTAATAATTTTCAGCCAGCAACTCATAATAAGACTGAGGATGTTGGCAAGCGGGACACAATTTTGGTGCCTCGTTTCCTTCGTGAATATATCCACAATTGATACAATGCCATTTTACAGAAACAGGTTTTTTAAACACTTCACCCTTCTCCATATTTTCAATAAGCTTTCTATATCTGGCTTCGTGAAACTCCTCAACCTCCGCAATCTCTTCAAAAGAAACACTTATTTCATCAAAACCTTCTTTTTTTGCTGTTTCTGAAAAATCTTTATATAGAACACTCCACTCCAATTTTTCGCCTTCTGCCGCTGCCAAAAGATTTGCTTTAGTATCACTTATTACACCTGCAGGATATTCTGCTGTTATCTCCACATCTCCACCTTCAAGATATTTAAAGAAAACTTTTGCGTGCTCTTTCTCATTTTCAGCAGTCTCATTAAAAATACGACTTATCTGTTCATACCCTTCTTTTTTTGCAACACTGGCAAAATAGTTATACCTATTTCTTGCTTGAGATTCCCCTGCAAAAGCTTTAAGCAAATTTTTTTCTGTTTGAGTCCCTTTAATTGATTTACTCATAATTCCTCCTATACAATTTTTTTATAAAACCATTCTATTACTTTTCAACCTTCTCCATTGGTTCACCACAGCAGACCAACTCACCTCCACCTGCCTCTAAAACCTCAACAACATTTCCACATATCTCACATTTCCATACTTCACCTTTTTCTTTTACTGGCGCCATTTTTATCCCTCCTGTTCTGTTAAAAATATTTCTAATATATCATAAACCTTTTTTAAACTTGGTATCTCAACATATTCATCGTCTCCATGATGATATTTCCCTGTTGCACCAAAATCTATTGCAGGTATTCCTGCAGTAGAAAAATATCTTCCATCGGAGGCACCATACCTTCTTGCAAGTTCGCTTTTACTAATCTTTAAAAGTTGTTGTAAATACTTATTATTTTTATCTGTGTAAAGAGTTGGAGTGTACCAAGACTTAGCAATTTTACAATTATTTTTTTTTGATATTTTCTCAACAAAACTTATTATTTCTTTTGGGTCATCTAGTTTTGAATATCTAACATCAAGGTACATAATGGCATCATCTGGTACCTTATTAAAAACGTCCCCGCCTTTCATTAAAGCAAGATTAAGAGATTTTTGATATTTTTCATCTTCAGAACTTTCTTCAGTTATAACAGGGAACCCTTGTTTTACTTCTTTATAAGTAGATATAAGTCTTTCTAAAGCATTAACACCTTCCCAAGGAACAGAACTATGTACAGACTTCCCTTCTGCTGAAACGATGATCCTCAAAGCCCCTTTCCTTTCATAAATAATTTTATAATTGGTAGATTCAAGAACTATCACAAATTCTGCTGAATACCCCTTCTCAACAAGATATTTTGCTCCATTCATACCCCCTATCTCTTCATCAGAAGTATATATTACAGCAAAATCTTGATTTTTAAGGTTCTTCATTAACATTAAAGCAACTGCACAACCAGCTTTCATATCCAGCGCTCCTCTTCCATACAACTTATTGTCTACAACCTTTGGAACAAAAAGTTCTTTTTTAGCTGGCACAACATCTATATGACACAGAAGGATAAACCTAAATTTTTTTCTTTTGCTACCTTTATATAATATAAGAGATTTTTTGCCTTCCTTCTCATATTCTTCTATATTTACGGTATCATCTTTCAGAAAATCTTTTATATACGCATAAGCTTTTTCAACCTCTTCAGGTCTATCTTCTGTAGTGGCAAACGAAACAAGCGTAGAAGTAACATCTAAAAGTTCCTTCTCTATATCTGAGCCCCTCATTATACCTCCAAATTAGAAAGTTAAGACATTAAAATACTTATGTTTTTAGTACACTAAAAAGACTCCAAAAGTATAGAATAACACAGCTATACAAAAAAATCAACAAAACGAATTGAAACATAGCAAATTATATAAAAACGCCGATTTCTTTCACCTTCTGCCCTCGTAGGGGCTCCCCCCCCATTCCTTTTCCGCCTACGGCGAGATTGCCACGCCAAAAAACGGCTCGCAAAGACGGAATGGGGGGGCTGTTAACAAAAGGTTCAAGCCTTTTGTTCTTATACTCTGAGCCTGTTGAGCCCTTCGGAGACGCCCTTTGTGCAGAAGGGTAAGTTCTCAGAGTGCCTGATTGTTATGTAGAAGGTGTATGCACCGTAGTCCCTGAGTGAATAGACACCCCATACTTTTTTCCCCCCTCACCTTCCATCCTCTCCCTCAAGGGGAGAGGCAAATAGAAAAGTTTGTCTTTGCGAGTGATGAAGGTGGTACCTCGGAGTATTTTGCGGAGGTCTAGCCTTCATCTTACTCAAGTTTAGTGAAAAGAAATATCCCCCCCTATATGTCATTCCGGACTTGATCCGGAATCTCGTTTTTACGTTATGCCTATTACCAACGTGGGTTACATTAGAGATCCTGAAACAAGTTCAGGATAACAAAATTGAGCGTTTGGGCGATAAAATGAGCAAGTAGAAGGCTAGCCCCCCATTCCGTCTTTTGTAGTTAGTCTTGCGAGTTTTACCCGCCGAAGCCAAGGTATACATTCGCGCATTATAGGGGAAAACAACCTTTTATGTTAAACTATATCCTTATTTAAAATAATAGACAAGAGAGAGGGTTTATGCTTAAAACGTTTAAAAAAAAGTTTTTTAACAGATGGAACGGAGAAGTCGGTTACAGACAAATTCTTATATTGTCTTTCCCTCTAATCCTTTCTACAAGTTCTTGGTCGATTCAGCACTTTGTTGACAGGGTTTTTCTTTCTCGGTATTCAACCGATGCAATCGCCGCATCGATGCCTGCAGGACTATTAAACCATTCTTTACTAAGCATCTTTATTGGTATAGGTGCTTTCATAAACACCTTTGTAGCACAATATTATGGTGCAAAACAGTTCAAAAACATTGGCGCTATCGTTTGGCAAGGAATCTATATATCAATATTAGGTGGAATTTTCAACCTACTCCTTATACCTCTCGCCCCTTCTCTCTTTAGATTTATAGGACACGAACATTCCGTTCTTATTAACGAAATATCTTATTTCCAAATTTTATGTATTGGTGCTTTCCCAGCCATAGCCTCTTCCTCTTTTTCAAGTTTCTTTTCTGGTAGAAAACACCTCTTTCCGGTTATGTGGATAAATTTAATTCAAACAATAATAAACATACTTCTTGACTATTGTATGATTTTTGGCAAACTTGGTTTTCCTGAACTCGGAATAAAAGGAGCAGCACTGGCTACTGTTATCTCTGGATATATCGCTTTTTTTCTATACTTTCTTCTCTTTTCAGCCCCTAAATATAGAGACATATTTTCCACTCTTAAAAACTGGAAATTCAATCCTTGCCTATTCAATAGACTTGTATATTACGGACTACCCAGCAGTTTACAATTTTTTATTGATTCTTTAGCACTTACAATATTCATTATGTTTGTCGGACGTCTTGGCAAAATTGCACTTGCTGCTACCAATATAGCTTTTAACATTAGTTCATTAGCCTTTATGCCAATGATAGGTATTGGAATAACAATTAGTATACTCGTTGGGCAAAATCTAGGAAAAAACGACCCAAATACTGCAGAAAAAAGTGTCTACTCTGGTTTTCATTTAACAATTTTATATATGGCAACAATGTCCTTTTTATATATCTTTAAGCCACATATATTTATAAATCCATTCATACCATACACAACTGCAGGGAATTACAAAGAAATATATACTATGTCAGTTATATTATTAAAATTTATTGCATTTTTTTCTATCTTTGACACAATGAACATTGTTTTCCTTTCTGCGTTAAGAGGTGCTGGTGATACTCACTACATAATGAAAATAATGCTTATATCTTCAATATTGCTTCTTATCATCCCATCCTTCATTGTTATCAATATTTTAAATCTCGGCATTTTCTCTGCTTGGATAATTATTACTTTTTTTGTAACAATGCTTGGGCTAATGTTTTTTATTAGGTTTAAAAAAGGATATTGGAAAAACATAAGAGTAATAGAAACAACTTTATCATAAAACCAATAATGAAAAGAATATTGCGCTCTCTGCTCTCAAAAACAGGTTCAAAAAAAGACAAAGATAACCACGCTATTGTTGAGAAAGCCACTACTGTTGCAACCATCAACAGACGGCAATAAGGTGCCAAATACTTGTTTACAATTTTAAAAATCCTATTGACAAATATTCTTTTTTGCATTATACTTCTTTATATGAACAGGATGAATATGAAAAAAACAATATCTATTATATTCGGTATATTTTTTATATTAGGCTTTTCATCTGTTTTTGCAGGTAACAATGTAATATATGTAACAAAGAGTAATGATATCAGCAACCTAACAATTTATGATATCCAGACAGGTAAAGCAAAAAAACTGACACATTTTCAAGATATTGGAGAGATACATAGCACCTCAGTAAATGAAACAGGAGATACCATTCTCTTTACAAGACCCTCACCCGCAAACGGCAGAAACAATTCTACTATTTGGTCAATAAATACTGACGGAAGCGGACTTTGCGATCAGATAAAAGGAGAATTTGATTTAGATTTTAAATACGCAGGAATCTCTCCCGATGGAACGCAAATCGTATACTCAAAAAATAGTATATCTTACCCTGATATATACCATCTTTATTTAAAAACACCCACAGAAACAAGATGGTTAAGTTCTGGCATAAGCAATGTTAGAGAATGTGCTTATCCGTTTTTTATAAACGATAACCAACTCTTATTTCTTATTATCAACAATCAAGATAAAAAATATGATTATTACTCAATCAACACTAACGGAACTGGACTTACAAACCTAACAAAGAATAACAAATACAGCCCTTATTTCCCTAAACTTGGGCGACCTTACCTAAACAACACAAAGAATAAACTAATTTACGGTAAACAGATGCGAATAGCAGGTGAATATACAAAATGGCAAATCAACATTCTTGATATTTCTACTTCTTTAGAAGAAGTGGTATTTAACAACCTCTCCTATCCAAACATCCATCCAGATAACCAGCCGGATCCACAACCTTTCTTTAAAGATGGGGAGATAGGGTTTATTGGTACTCAAAACGGCACAGTATTTAACCTCTATTTTTCAAACGTAAACGCAACAAATCCATATCTGGAAAGAAAAACCTGCTCAAAAAAAACTTATTTACCAACATTTTTTACAACAGAAGAACCACCAACCCAATGGGTCTATGAATCAGCAGGCAGAGTAATAGTGAGAGATGAGAACAGTTTAGAAAACGATATTACATCAGGGTATTCTCCCATCTTCAACTGGAAAGGAACCTCAATAGCATTTAAAGATAACGAAATTAAAATGAAAAGATTAGGAGGAGCAATTGATACTATAATAGATACTAGTACCACCTCAGATTTCCCTGCTTTTTCTCCTGACGGCAAATGGCTCGCTTATATTAAGAACAACGATATCTGGGCACAACCAATAGATTTATCCAACCCACAACAACAACTAACAAACTCACCCTTTATTGAAAAACAGGACTTATCTTTTTCTCCTGATGGTCGTTATATTCTATATACAGGCATTGATAACAACAATAAAATTATATACAAAATGCCCATCTCAATAACATACGAAACCACCCCTTTAATAAATTCTGTTGGGTTACCAGTCAACTTAACATCAAACACAAGCGATAACTATAACCCATCGTTCTCTCCTGACGGGTTAAAGATTGCCTTTATTTCTACAAAAAACCAACACCCAGAACTATGGATAATGGATTCGGACGGCAGAAACCAACAAAAAATAATATTTTCTTATTCTGCACCAACCAACCCCTCTTATCCACAATTTTCGCCTTACAACCCAGATATTATAGCGTATCTTACAGATGTTCCATCTAAAGTTTTTACTGTAGATATATCTCAAGAAATTAAACAAGGTAACCTAATATACCCACAAATCAATACTTCAAACAGATTTTCTTATGCTAAAACACCGTCCGGGAATATTGATATTAAAAGAAACCTAATTTTTGATACATATTGCCCCGGCACTATCTTAAAATATACTATTGATATTGGAATCAACAGCAAATTAATCCCTACAAGTTTTCTTGTTGAAGAAACTATCCCAGATATTTGGATTGTTGAAGACGTTAAAATAAACGGAGTAACATCATCAAATATAGACATAACAACCTCTGGGGATAAACAAACCATAAGATGGTTATTTGGTAGTGGGGATATATACCTCACAGATTCGCAGATTGAACTAACATTAAACTTTAATGGAGATTCTTTAGGGAACCAATATTGGCTTACTGGTGGTTTGACCGTCTTTGATAAAAAATATCTTACAACAGGAGATTCTCATATTTCACTCGGAGAACCGTACATACCTGTTGATACCAATACAGACTGGAAGATAGATAGTCTTGAACTGTTAGAAACAATCGACCTTTGGGCAGATAACCAGCAGATTAAAGGGTGGCCTATAAATACAGAGGATTGGGATTTTTTACTGTTAAAAATAATAAGTTTTTGGGTTAACGAAGAAGCAGGGGGATATAGATACAAAACAGGTGGAAATACACCTGATTGGGAAATAGTCCCTTAACACCCCTGAACTTTCATAAAAAGGAGACAACGACAATGTTTCATAGAAAATTTATGCCTTTATTTATCGCAATATTCATTCTTATAGCAGGTTCTATTTTTGGTAGTGATGGCAATTTTAATATACTTTCTGCAGATACTGATAAGGTTTCCATAGACTACCAGTTTGATGGGTACACAGTTACTCAAAAAGACGGGTTCCATTATTTCAATCAAGACAACTGCCAACCAATTCTTGATGAAGGAGAACCCTTGATACCGGTAAAAACTGTTAGGATACTTATCCCAGAAGGAAAATCTATTGATAAAATAAAAACAACCCAGGCCAACATTAAATGCAAAGGGAGTTACAACCTAAATACTGTTCAAAAAAGTTTACCAATTGGGCAAGAACCAACTGAAATAATCACTTTTTCTGGTACTTTCCCAAAATCCTCCTACCAACTGCTCGCCACTACAAGATGCAAAGGGTATGATATTGCTGTTATAAGGTTGTTTCCTTTTAGTTACAACTCACATACCAGGTCGGTCTCTTATACAAACAACATAAACCTTGAGGTTACTTTTAAAGAAGAAAGACGTGTTAAAAGTTTTAATCAAGACTTAAAACCGAGAGGGCTTAAAAAAGATATGGAGTACATATCAACACTTGTTGACAACTCTTATTCTGTTGAAAAATATACCAGAACAAAACGTGCTCTTACTAAAAATTCTCAGACCTATGAATATATAATCATTACTAACTCAACTCTTAAAACTGCTTTTGAACCTTTTGCTGAATTCATAAGAAGCAACAGAGACCTTACAGTTGGCATATTTGATATAGACGATATAACCACAAACATTAGCCACATTAACTACCACGAAGGCAGAGACAAACAAGAACAGATAAGAAACTTTATTAAATACGCTTACGCAAACTACGATACCCAGTATGTTCTACTGGGTGGTTATGCGAGAATTATACCTGTTAGATACCTCTACCAGATTGAAAAGGATATTAATGGCAAGTGGGTTATTGAGATAGTTCCAGGAGATATTTATTATAGCAACCTTGACGGTGACTGGGATAATAATAAAAACGACAATTTTGGTGAGCGCCCTATACCCGCTGAACAAGGTAACCCCTCTATACCCGGCGATGGTGAAGACGGTGGCTATGTAGACACTGAGGCAGATGTTTTTGTTGGTA harbors:
- a CDS encoding DPP IV N-terminal domain-containing protein, producing MKKTISIIFGIFFILGFSSVFAGNNVIYVTKSNDISNLTIYDIQTGKAKKLTHFQDIGEIHSTSVNETGDTILFTRPSPANGRNNSTIWSINTDGSGLCDQIKGEFDLDFKYAGISPDGTQIVYSKNSISYPDIYHLYLKTPTETRWLSSGISNVRECAYPFFINDNQLLFLIINNQDKKYDYYSINTNGTGLTNLTKNNKYSPYFPKLGRPYLNNTKNKLIYGKQMRIAGEYTKWQINILDISTSLEEVVFNNLSYPNIHPDNQPDPQPFFKDGEIGFIGTQNGTVFNLYFSNVNATNPYLERKTCSKKTYLPTFFTTEEPPTQWVYESAGRVIVRDENSLENDITSGYSPIFNWKGTSIAFKDNEIKMKRLGGAIDTIIDTSTTSDFPAFSPDGKWLAYIKNNDIWAQPIDLSNPQQQLTNSPFIEKQDLSFSPDGRYILYTGIDNNNKIIYKMPISITYETTPLINSVGLPVNLTSNTSDNYNPSFSPDGLKIAFISTKNQHPELWIMDSDGRNQQKIIFSYSAPTNPSYPQFSPYNPDIIAYLTDVPSKVFTVDISQEIKQGNLIYPQINTSNRFSYAKTPSGNIDIKRNLIFDTYCPGTILKYTIDIGINSKLIPTSFLVEETIPDIWIVEDVKINGVTSSNIDITTSGDKQTIRWLFGSGDIYLTDSQIELTLNFNGDSLGNQYWLTGGLTVFDKKYLTTGDSHISLGEPYIPVDTNTDWKIDSLELLETIDLWADNQQIKGWPINTEDWDFLLLKIISFWVNEEAGGYRYKTGGNTPDWEIVP
- a CDS encoding peroxiredoxin; this encodes MDKCLEKKGMPLLGDSFPEMEVQTTRGKKNLPGDYKGKWFVLFSHPADFTPVCTTEFVAFQKRYDKFRALNCELIGMSVDQIFSHIKWEEWILENIKIEIEFPIIADTGKVAEMLGLVHPGKGTNTVRAVFVVDPESKLRLMLYYPQEIGRNMDEIVRIVEALQVTDNNKVAAPADWPNNEIIGGNVIIPPPTDVAAAKERLEKAKSGEFECYDWWFCHKKL
- a CDS encoding PEGA domain-containing protein, with the translated sequence MKKIIVCGLISFMLFSITKLSAQEGFLRVTSVPEGVSVEVGGKSIGKTPLLTTVKPGKHTMKAILSGYESETETIEILQNEVTLVDLAMEKQKSKSVATSRKRTKTGNVSIITDWTDVDIYIDGYKTSEKPPVTIKDLSTGLHTIILVSGLYADTFKVLVMSGKTSVIKKTFEDEKKQKRTSLFKIEKPILSKTKLAQIEAKRQSLPANIVLALAKTTEKESNIILGEGESISVSFQIKKVGDKEWTPKEVQSKTKEEESFYIEKGTYDIMITYSLFKEPVGLINIFLGSKKEKIKEHKETYKKEFKPDTEYSYLISYDAVKGFSFNLEERALNTVIE
- a CDS encoding MATE family efflux transporter: MLKTFKKKFFNRWNGEVGYRQILILSFPLILSTSSWSIQHFVDRVFLSRYSTDAIAASMPAGLLNHSLLSIFIGIGAFINTFVAQYYGAKQFKNIGAIVWQGIYISILGGIFNLLLIPLAPSLFRFIGHEHSVLINEISYFQILCIGAFPAIASSSFSSFFSGRKHLFPVMWINLIQTIINILLDYCMIFGKLGFPELGIKGAALATVISGYIAFFLYFLLFSAPKYRDIFSTLKNWKFNPCLFNRLVYYGLPSSLQFFIDSLALTIFIMFVGRLGKIALAATNIAFNISSLAFMPMIGIGITISILVGQNLGKNDPNTAEKSVYSGFHLTILYMATMSFLYIFKPHIFINPFIPYTTAGNYKEIYTMSVILLKFIAFFSIFDTMNIVFLSALRGAGDTHYIMKIMLISSILLLIIPSFIVINILNLGIFSAWIIITFFVTMLGLMFFIRFKKGYWKNIRVIETTLS
- a CDS encoding desulfoferrodoxin FeS4 iron-binding domain-containing protein, which gives rise to MAPVKEKGEVWKCEICGNVVEVLEAGGGELVCCGEPMEKVEK
- a CDS encoding rubrerythrin family protein, with protein sequence MSKSIKGTQTEKNLLKAFAGESQARNRYNYFASVAKKEGYEQISRIFNETAENEKEHAKVFFKYLEGGDVEITAEYPAGVISDTKANLLAAAEGEKLEWSVLYKDFSETAKKEGFDEISVSFEEIAEVEEFHEARYRKLIENMEKGEVFKKPVSVKWHCINCGYIHEGNEAPKLCPACQHPQSYYELLAENY
- a CDS encoding M20/M25/M40 family metallo-hydrolase; its protein translation is MRGSDIEKELLDVTSTLVSFATTEDRPEEVEKAYAYIKDFLKDDTVNIEEYEKEGKKSLILYKGSKRKKFRFILLCHIDVVPAKKELFVPKVVDNKLYGRGALDMKAGCAVALMLMKNLKNQDFAVIYTSDEEIGGMNGAKYLVEKGYSAEFVIVLESTNYKIIYERKGALRIIVSAEGKSVHSSVPWEGVNALERLISTYKEVKQGFPVITEESSEDEKYQKSLNLALMKGGDVFNKVPDDAIMYLDVRYSKLDDPKEIISFVEKISKKNNCKIAKSWYTPTLYTDKNNKYLQQLLKISKSELARRYGASDGRYFSTAGIPAIDFGATGKYHHGDDEYVEIPSLKKVYDILEIFLTEQEG